The following are encoded together in the Notolabrus celidotus isolate fNotCel1 chromosome 9, fNotCel1.pri, whole genome shotgun sequence genome:
- the LOC117818929 gene encoding rap guanine nucleotide exchange factor 1-like gives MKPEEEEGPEVKAASPEILLVYATETDRGNHQGMYREAFLSTYRSFISPSDVISKLQHRYRHFCKGRESADLMAAKKTFHLLIRVVDELCAIELESDLLLLLMDLVFMLLTGGELGLAHLLRSNILSKMEQRWQLKGSPESLRPLAARGVAARPGTLLDFRSQDLAEQLTLMDSELFYKIELPEVLLWSKEQNEEKSPNLTQFTQHFNNMSYWVRSVIILQDKPQDREKLLLKFLKTMKHLRKLNNFNSYLSILSALDSAPLRRLDWQRNTAEALEEYSSLIDSSSSFRAYRAALSEVEPPCIPYLGLILQDLTFVHLGNPDLVTTSQGSNVNFSKRWQQFNILDTLRTYQQSHYSLQPNDDIISFFNDFGDHLAEEALWELSLRIRPRNTPRANQR, from the exons ATGAAACCTGAG gaggaggaagggccGGAGGTGAAAGCAGCTTCTCCTGAAATCCTGCTGGTCTACGCCACAGAGACGGACAGAGGAAACC accAGGGCATGTACCGTGAAGCCTTCCTGTCCACCTACAGAAGCTTCATCAGCCCGAGTGATGTCATCAGCAAACTCCAGCACAG GTACAGACACTTCTGTAAAGGACGTGAATCTGCAGATCTGATGGCTGCCAAGAAGACTTTCCACCTGCTGATCAGAGTGGTCGACGAGCTGTG TGCGATAGAACTGGAGTCCGATTTGCTCCTGCTCCTCATGGACCTGGTGTTCATGCTCCTGACCGGTGGAGAGCTGGGACTGGCTCACCTGCTGCGCTCGAACATCCTGTCCAAGATGGAGCAGAGGTGGCAGCTGAAAGGCTCACCTGAGTCTCTCCGCCCCCTCGCAGCAAGGGGTGTGGCTGCCAG ACCGGGGACTCTTCTGGACTTCAGGAGTCAGGATTTAGCGGAACAGTTGACTCTGATGGACTCTGAGCTCTTCTACAAGATCGAG CTTCCAGAGGTGTTGCTGTGGTCCAAGGAGCAGAATGAGGAGAAGAGCCCCAACCTGACACAGTTCACCCAACATTTCAACAACATGTCGTACTG ggttCGTTCTGTCATCATTCTTCAAGACAAACCTcaagacagagagaaactgCTGCTGAAGTTCCTGAAAACCATGAAG CACCTGAGGAAGCTAAACAACTTCAACTCGTACCTGTCCATTCTGTCAGCGCTGGACTCGGCCCCTTTGAGACGTCTGGACTGGCAAAGAAACACAGCTGAG GCTCTGGAGGAATACAGCTCCTTGATTGACAGCTCGTCATCATTCAGAGCCTACAGAGCAGCTCTATCTGAAGTGGAACCTCCCTGTATACCCTACCT GGGTTTGATCCTTCAGGACTTGACCTTTGTTCACCTTGGGAATCCTGACCTTGTGACGACCTCTCAGGGATCAAATGTCAACTTCTCCAAGCGTTGGCAGCAGTTTAACATCCTGGACACTCTGAGGACATATCAACAAAG TCATTACTCTCTGCAGCCGAATGATGACATCATATCGTTCTTCAATGACTTCGGCGATCACCTGGCAGAAGAGGCATTATGGGAACTCTCTCTGAGGATCCGTCCAAGGAATACCCCACGAGCCAATCAGAGATGA